GCTAGTTCGTCTCCTACACAGAATTTTGTGGCAGATACTTGGGTGAAAGCTACCTGGGAAGAATTTATGGCAATAGCCGATAACCCAGAGTATGAGAAAGCTAATTTTTATTACGATCGCGGTTACATGAGGATTGAAATACCACCAATTGGTTCTAGCCACAGCCAGGATAATAGCATTGCTCATAATGTAGTGAGTTTGTATGCCACTGTTAAAAATAGTAGAATCAAAAGTCTAATTAATTGTAGTTTTTGGAGAGCAGGTATTAGAGAATTTCAACCGGATTTAGATTTTTACATTGGTGCAGAATTTAGATTTCCACCGCGTTCCAACTCACCGATTAATTTAGACGAATTTCCACCACCTACTCTAGTCATAGAATTAAGTGCGACTTCTTTCAATGATGATATAGGACGCAAACGATTAATTTACAAACCCGCAGGAGTCAGAGAATATTGGGTAGTTGACGTGAATGCTGGAGATATTATTGCATTTGAAATTTTTCAAGGAAGTAGTGGAGACATTCAAGAGTCTAGGGTATTACCTGGATTAGAAATAGCTTTAGTGAAAGAAGCATTACAACGTAGTCTAACTCAAGATGACGGCGAGATTAACCGTTGGCTATTGCAGAGTTTTAGTCAAAATTAAATGCGATCGCATCTCATTCTCAAGGTTGAGGATAAAGTTATGACAACAACAGAATTGCGTTTGTGGACTGTAGATGAATATCATCGCATGATCGAAGCGGACATACTGACAACAGAAGATCGAGTCGAATTGCTAGAAGGGCAAATCATTCAAATGAGTCCGCAACAACCCCCTCATGCTGCTACTACACAGCGAACATTTAACTATCTAAACCACTTATTAGTAGGTATAGCTTTCTTGCGAATGCAATTACCTATTACCTTATATCCAAATTCCGAACCAGAACCCGATATTGCTGTTGTCCGCATTAAATCTCGCGAATATATTGACGGTCATCCTACAGCAGATGATATTTTCTTATTAATAGAAGTAGCAGATAGAACTTTAAATAGCGATCGTACTTCAAAAGCACGCATTTACGCTCAAGCCAGAATTGCTGAATATTGGATTGTAGATGTGAATGCGCGACAGATCTACGTTCTGCGAGAACCAGGCGAGGAGACTTATCAACAGGAGATAATTTTAGATGGAAATGCTAAATTGTCACTGTTAGCTTTTCCTGAAATTGAGGTGGAGGTAAGTCAGATGTTTTTGTAATTGGGGGTGCGATCGATTTTTCTGAAGAATTATCAAGACACAGAGAAATTATTGAGTTAGGATAGCTTAGGAACAGGTAGTTAAATTTATGGCTGCGAATAGAATAAAAATTGCTAAAGATAAGGTTGAGTTAGTAAAAGCTTTAGTAGAGTCAAACGAAAAAACCGCACCTTTCCAAACATATGTAGAAGTCATGATGTTTGCAGCAGCTTTGGGAGCAAAGCATAAGAAAAGAGTTCCTTTAAAGGATGTCGCTAAAGATTTATCTCCCTTACGACAAGATTATTTTTCGAGCAACTTTACTGTAGTTATCAATTTATTAGCTTTTACTGAGACTAAAGCTCTTAATATTTTTGATGAG
This window of the Chroococcidiopsis thermalis PCC 7203 genome carries:
- a CDS encoding Uma2 family endonuclease, encoding MASSSPTQNFVADTWVKATWEEFMAIADNPEYEKANFYYDRGYMRIEIPPIGSSHSQDNSIAHNVVSLYATVKNSRIKSLINCSFWRAGIREFQPDLDFYIGAEFRFPPRSNSPINLDEFPPPTLVIELSATSFNDDIGRKRLIYKPAGVREYWVVDVNAGDIIAFEIFQGSSGDIQESRVLPGLEIALVKEALQRSLTQDDGEINRWLLQSFSQN
- a CDS encoding Uma2 family endonuclease translates to MTTTELRLWTVDEYHRMIEADILTTEDRVELLEGQIIQMSPQQPPHAATTQRTFNYLNHLLVGIAFLRMQLPITLYPNSEPEPDIAVVRIKSREYIDGHPTADDIFLLIEVADRTLNSDRTSKARIYAQARIAEYWIVDVNARQIYVLREPGEETYQQEIILDGNAKLSLLAFPEIEVEVSQMFL
- a CDS encoding DNA phosphorothioation-associated protein 4, with translation MAANRIKIAKDKVELVKALVESNEKTAPFQTYVEVMMFAAALGAKHKKRVPLKDVAKDLSPLRQDYFSSNFTVVINLLAFTETKALNIFDEHEIADEQRIHIFEEYANGGLEVVQHELRGAVDYSERILLLLSSERFQLVKEVEEFDLGKFLS